One Brassica oleracea var. oleracea cultivar TO1000 chromosome C7, BOL, whole genome shotgun sequence genomic window carries:
- the LOC106301636 gene encoding leucoanthocyanidin dioxygenase-like, which yields MVEVERVENLAKSGIKSIPKEYIRPKEELESINDVFQEEKKEDGPQVPTIDLQNIESEDETLREKCTEELKKAAMDWGVMHLINHGVPVDLMERVKKAGEEFFGLPVEEKEKYANDQATGKIQGYGSKLANNASGQLEWEDYFFHLVYPEDKRDLSLWPKTPSDYIEATSAYAKCLRLLATKVFKALSIGLGLEPDRLEKEVGGLEELLLQMKINYYPKCPQPELALGVEAHTDVSALTFILHNMVPGLQLFYEGKWVIAKCVPDSIVMHIGDTLEILSNGKFKSILHRGLVNKEKVRISWAVFCEPPKDKIVLKPLPEMVSAETPAKFPPRTFSQHIEHKLFRRNEQEELVPEKKDD from the exons ATGGTTGAAGTGGAAAGAGTCGAGAATTTAGCAAAGAGCGGAATCAAATCGATCCCAAAAGAATACATCCGTCCAAAAGAAGAGCTGGAGAGCATCAACGACGTTTTCCAAGAAGAGAAGAAAGAAGACGGCCCTCAAGTCCCCACCATCGACCTACAAAACATCGAGTCAGAAGACGAAACGCTCCGTGAGAAATGCACAGAGGAGCTCAAGAAGGCTGCTATGGACTGGGGAGTGATGCATCTGATCAACCACGGCGTACCGGTTGACCTGATGGAGCGTGTGAAGAAAGCAGGAGAAGAGTTCTTCGGTTTGCCCGTGGAGGAGAAGGAGAAGTACGCAAACGATCAAGCCACAGGAAAGATCCAAGGGTATGGAAGTAAATTAGCTAACAATGCTAGTGGACAACTTGAGTGGGAAGACTACTTCTTCCATCTTGTTTATCCTGAAGACAAGAGAGATCTCTCACTTTGGCCCAAGACACCAAGTGATTACAT AGAAGCGACGAGTGCGTACGCTAAGTGTCTTCGTTTGCTAGCAACAAAGGTCTTCAAGGCTCTCTCTATCGGTCTAGGCTTAGAGCCTGACCGTCTAGAGAAAGAAGTTGGTGGTTTAGAAGAGCTTCTCCTCCAAATGAAGATAAACTATTACCCGAAATGTCCTCAGCCTGAGCTAGCACTTGGCGTGGAAGCTCACACGGATGTAAGTGCTTTGACCTTCATTCTACACAACATGGTTCCTGGTCTGCAGCTTTTCTACGAGGGCAAATGGGTTATTGCAAAATGTGTTCCTGATTCCATTGTGATGCACATTGGCGATACGTTGGAGATTCTTAGTAATGGCAAGTTTAAGAGTATACTGCACCGTGGTTTGGTGAATAAGGAGAAGGTTAGGATCTCTTGGGCTGTGTTTTGTGAGCCACCCAAGGATAAGATCGTTCTTAAGCCGTTGCCGGAGATGGTGAGTGCTGAGACTCCGGCTAAGTTTCCTCCAAGGACATTTTCTCAACATATTGAGCATAAGTTGTTTAGAAGAAACGAACAAGAGGAGTTGGTGCCTGAGAAAAAAGACGATTAA